The window GTTAACcatcaatgaaattggaaATCATTGGATTACCTTGAGCGATATTTCAATGGTGAATATTgtggtgaaaaaataatcaaaataatttaaaatctgcagaaaaaaattttcaaatcaatcaaaaagaaaaaacaaacaaacaaacacatacaataTTACGATAAGAAAAGGCATTCAATGGATCTTCAGCTGCCAACATTGTGCTACTGATTATAATACACATGAGAACAACATTACcaaaataattatgatttatAAATCGATGACAGGCAACACGGAATctgaaacaaacgaaaaaaaaaaattttttgatttaaattcattcaatttcaatttcatttcattaccTATTTGTAtgtgaaaatataaaaaacgaCCGTGATTTCGGTATCGgtggtatttttttcgttatattCACCTCCGAAAGACGTTTAGGTAATgcaccaacaacaattttcattccattatcttgtttatcatcatcatcatcatcttcgtcaATTTCACCTTCACCAACAAGATTTGCACCAATTTCTATTTCTTCATCTtcgtcattttcatcaacatcatcttcatcttcatcatccatttcatcatcatcttcatcgtcatcatcatcatcagcaccataatcttcatcatgatcatcattgacattattattttcagattttggatcattaatcatcattttgttggatgatgatatttctAAATCTAATGATTTACCACTAAGCTCTTCATTAgttgtttctttttgttgttgttgttgttgtaacatttgtaatttttttaatcgtCTTCTACGACGTCGTCGTCGCCGTCGCCgttgtaattttttcaatcttcGCTGTTCTTCAATAGCTTCtggtgtcatcatcaacattccatcttcttcttcttccaattcttcatcttctttttctattgttAAACTTTCAGCATCAGCCAAATTATCCACAGCAATGGCCAAGAAAACGTTGAGCAAAATATCTGATGGagatgaattcaaaatcaaattgaaaattagaaaaaaacgagaaaaaaaacttacaattgccgcaaatgaataaaatgataaaataaacacaGGCCAAAATGCCGGGTTTGGAAACACCGCCATACGCTTTGATACCATCATACATGACCACATTCCAATCTTCACCGGTCAATATTTGAAATACCGTTAATAATGATTGccaaaatgaatcgaaattaTGTCGTGGTTTTTGTTCgggaaaattaaattttccacCAAAAACTTGCATTCcaagcaatgaaaaaatcacaataaataagaataatagcaataataatgaggCAATTGCACgcattgaattgattaatgatgcAACCAGATTTCGTAATGATAACCAATATCTagtaataaaaacaaaagaaaaaaagggtagaacatgaatgaatcgagAATATTCTGGACATTTCCTGTTTTTCATTCGAGAAAAacaactttttgttttttttgttttgttttttttagacaggaaagtggaaaaaaactaatgTGCTAAgatgatggatgaatggatcattaatattttcatttcattctattcaatggtgaaatgtttcaatgttctcatcatcatctcatttcaagtaaattttcattgttttcaatttaacGATCTtaaaacatgaatgaatgaatgaatattctgTATGTATACAATAAGTGTAATTGCCACACACAACAGAACACAACAATTCTagtaccaaaaaaaatggcgaaaaaaagttaattagatgaaaaaaaaactcttcatcatcatcgtcaagaTCTATTTTTTCCGGAATTTACTTTTTTCGGGCTATCTATTTATCctgcacacaaacacacactcataataataatgatgaacttttcatcaataataataataatgatggtgatcatcaatgttaatgatacttttttttgggcaTTCCAAAACATTtaacactcacacacacacacacttgaatTTGACCATTGTctcaatgatcaatttctgtatagaaataaaaatactatatatatggaaaactgaaattttgattccacgaataaaaaaaatgatgatgataataatacttTTCCGTCAATGGGGGTGGGGAgtgtgggaaaaaaattcaaccagTAACACTTACTTGGTCACTTTGAAGATTCTTAGTAAACGTACACAACGTAATACAGATACACCCAATGGTGGCATTACGTCTAAacaaatgggaaaaaaaatttagttgTCAAttactgaaaaaaatgaccaaaattACCTGAATATGttaatattgattcaataattgaactgataacaacaaaacaatcaaaacgattgaatagtgagaaaaaataaccTTTCAATCCTAATGaatacattttcaataaCATTTCCAACAAGAATAatgtaacaaaaacaacattggCCACTTCTTGAAAATCGTCCAACCATTGTGGTTGATTATAATGTTCGGATGCCAATGTTAATGTATTCAAAAATACTAACACAATTATTGTCCAATATAATGCTTGTGATTTACATATCTTACGACAAGCACGACGCATACGACGATTAATGCGTGATAATTGCATtctaaaataaattgaaaaatgaataacaaaattattttaatttgtatgcacaaaaaatcattcaatacaacaacaaacttttTCATTGTCCAATATGATGGTTGCTTTTCCTggtttccattatcatcatcatcacattcaatctcgttttcttcattgttttctaaaaaaaagtgaaaaaattgaaaatcaatttttttcacatggaaagaaacaaaaaaaaagtcaattgattaaatgaaGCGTGTgaaagagcaaaaaaaaaatttaaataaattgtttgcgcgtgtgtttgtgtgtgtgtgtgtgcgtgccTGGAAAGGTATCGATGACTATGAAAAGATATCGGTTTTTTTCAAGTCATTACCCAATCtcctgctgctgttgttgttgatcagaGCAAAGTTGAGAAAATTcttaaaacaacaataaattatgacgatggaaaaaaactttgtgaATAAACTCATTTTTCAAAGtgtaaaaaaatgtgaaaaaactttcttttgggtaaaaaaaaaatttcaatgtttttaaaaaaaaaaaaacacacacggttattattattatacaaaaaCTTACGTCCACGTTCACGGCCACGATTACCACCAACACcgccaccaacaccaccgctgccaccaccaccaccaccaccaacggTATCTTTATCATCTGGATCAATATCTTCAGCTTGTGTAATCCAATCCAAATAACCACGTAAATCTTcttcaatttgttgtttttctctcaatTTATGAAAATCACCACGTGCTTTagctttttctctttcttttgaaaattcacTATTCAATTTgggaaaatattgatgatcaataaatcaataaaatagtAAGCAAGCAATAATACTACTTACCCGCTTAAAACACCCAATACAAGATtcataacaaaaaatgaacccAATATAATCAGactaataaaataaatccaaGGCCACGAATTTCCGACGGAATCGTtgatctttttgtttgtttgtgcaCGATGAAAAGTTGAGCGAATATTCCGGAAATGTGaaattggaaaacaaaagaattataaaaaaacaataatcagGAATTAATCAGAAATCACATTGATAAAGATtatgttgaaattgaaaagtttttcaatgaaaaaaaaatcaacattgacaacaacatgatgaataaataaatataaatacaaTCTCTGATGCAATCACATCCATTCGTACTTTTCTGAagattaatttcaatttcaaatttactATATTTCTATATTTTGGCTAtagaatttcttttctttttcatcatcatcatcatcatcattttcgcttggtttgttttggttgaatggtaaagaaaaaaaaatcttattgACGGGTTAGTAGTAGTTGTGGTATATCGTTGGGtttgtcaatcatcatcaaacgcacacacacacacaatttatTGTTGACAAATATTTCAGCTGAACAAACAGCCCTAACCAATTTTTCTcagttgtcgatgatgatgatgatgatgaaaatgaaacaaaataaaaaaaaaatctgggtCAAGTAGgctatttctattttttcatgagaagaaaaaaatgataaattttttctgacagcacacacacacacacaattccAGATTGAGAATTTCCAAGATGTGAAAATTagcttttttcgttttcgttattgttgttgtttgtttgttgatgacaatgattagatttcaatttcaatttcattattggGTTCTGGTttgtatcaatcaatcgattcatttattgataaagCCACTTACATAGTAAAGAACATCGGTCCAACCTTCCTgtaaaaattgaagaaaaaaaataagtaaTAAAAACATAATCATGACATTTAatcgatggaaaaaaataataataataatatcgatttccatcaatgacaaacaaatcaatgttGCAAAATTACTACTTACATTGGTGACACATTGAAATACTGTCAACATTGCTAGGCCAAAATTATCGAAATTTGTAATACCATCATTTGGTCCTTCATAATATTCACGGCAAACATATGGATCCGgtgattcatcaatatcgTGGCATTGATATTCACCACCACAAAGCATTGgttctttcatcatttcatctaTTTGGGTggcaaatggaaaaaaagaaaacgaaaaaaattaatttttttttctcggttcaaaattgaatcatttggtCAATGTAAttgtgaaaaacaatttcaaaagaTCGTCACAAGGGAttgatttgaagaaaaaaaaataatcatcattattgccaagaaaaaaaaacaaactaatgattattaccagcaattttttttctcatatatCGTCCCATTTGATGTTTTGATTAAacacaaccatcatcatcatcagcatcatcatcatcttcgtaTTTAATTACTTCTCATTAAACAAACACAGAAACTGAGaaatgtaaacaaacaaatagctTTTTTCATCTactttctcgttttttttttttttgttttcacaaaACATCAATCGAAcggttgaaaatgaaattctcaaTAGATAGAATTCTAATTCTTCACTTTcactttatttatttattttgtcgTCGAATGATTGTGAAAATTAACTATTTCCACCGGCATGCACACATTTGTGTGGAAACGAGTTagaacgacaaaaaaaaggctCAATGTgttaatgtttgtgtgtgtgtgtgtgtgtgtgtgattccAATGAAACTTACTGGTAATATTATTGAAACAAGTACGATGCATACGGCCAACAAATAATTCCAGACCAATAATGGCATAGATAACGATAACAAATATCACAAGTAATGCAATATGTAATAAAGGCACCATTgctttgatgattgaattgagcACAACTTGTAGACCTGAAACGGAATggaatgggaaaaaattataacattaattaaattaacaaaatgaatgaatttaaaatcaattttcaattcaaattattaatgtGTACGTGATATACGACAAATTGTATAATGGGCAATACGTGTTTTGGCATAAATCCTAATCAATCTGAACAttcaacaacaccaacaacgcCAACGACGATTAATCAACagaaacgacaacgacgacaacgacatcgaaaacaatttgaatcatcatcatcatcgataatttattcagaaatcaatcaaaaatcatttgaatttttaaatggTGGCAGTTCTAGTACTACTAGTATTAATAGTAGCaacggtggtggtggcaaaAATTTACGACGtacaaatgaattattacgTTATCTATTACAATgtgaatcaatcgatgaatggtcaaaattaacatcatcgacatcgaaATTTCGAAACAATCCATTATTTCGTGATCAAACATTAACAAAAACCATTACAAATAAACCAATAATGCAGATAAAAACTGATCAAGCATTTACAAAgcgaaaaattcaacaaatgcGTTCCAATCTGGATCGATTACCGCCGGATACAgcgttaataataatgccaccattttcaaattttgatatGATCATACCAGGTATATATCAAACCGGTACTACCGGTTTGATCATAGAAACCATGCAAGAATCACGTATTCGAATGATTATTAATGCAACATATGAAATGCCATTATTGAAACAATCGGATATAATAACATTTCGTGTACCAGTGGAAGATGATTGTCAAGAACCAATACAACAATATTTTGACGATGTTGCCGATCTGATGGAAGCCATTCGATTACGTGGCCATTCATCCGTCATACATTGTATGGCTGGTGTATCACGTTCAGCAACATTAATATTAGCTTATATGGTGAAATATACAACATTCACATTGTATGAAGCATTTTTGCATATAAAATCCATACGACAACCAATCAGGCCAAACATTGGTTTCATTCAACAGCTAATACAATATGAAGCACGTGTGAATAATGGCAGAAAATCTGTGGATATGGAACAAATAGAACAATATTCAACAGTAGCAGCAgatcaacaagaaaaagtaaaaattttGGTACCAAAATTTTATCGTTTACATTATCCAGAATTATATGAATTGGAAATTCGTCGACAATTaaacaattcaaattgtACTGATCAAAATAACGCCAATAACAATACCAcctaataacaataaataatacaaacaaacgatcgataatgatgataaataaaaaaaaaatacagaaaattcgaaacattcgaatgaagctgtttttcttttcacataTGACGTAATCAATTTTCagttttcaaatttcttaattttttgaatcaaatattgaa of the Dermatophagoides farinae isolate YC_2012a chromosome 1, ASM2471394v1, whole genome shotgun sequence genome contains:
- the LOC124492548 gene encoding uncharacterized protein LOC124492548, with the protein product MGNTCFGINPNQSEHSTTPTTPTTINQQKRQRRQRHRKQFESSSSSIIYSEINQKSFEFLNGGSSSTTSINSSNGGGGKNLRRTNELLRYLLQCESIDEWSKLTSSTSKFRNNPLFRDQTLTKTITNKPIMQIKTDQAFTKRKIQQMRSNLDRLPPDTALIIMPPFSNFDMIIPGIYQTGTTGLIIETMQESRIRMIINATYEMPLLKQSDIITFRVPVEDDCQEPIQQYFDDVADLMEAIRLRGHSSVIHCMAGVSRSATLILAYMVKYTTFTLYEAFLHIKSIRQPIRPNIGFIQQLIQYEARVNNGRKSVDMEQIEQYSTVAADQQEKVKILVPKFYRLHYPELYELEIRRQLNNSNCTDQNNANNNTT